The uncultured Celeribacter sp. genome includes the window GGAAATCCTTAACAATATTGTCGAACATGCCTATGCCGACAATCCCGACGGCCTGATCGAAATTCGCCTCTCGCAAGCGAATGATGGGTTGCATTGTCTGATTTCCGATCGTGGGAACATGATGCCGGGCGGAGAGCCTCCGCTTGGGCTACAGGCCAACCTGAATTGCGACATCGCCGATCTGCCCGAGGGTGGATTTGGATGGTTCCTGATCCGTGAATTGGCGCATGAATTGCAATACGCCCATATCGACGGGGAGAACAAACTGAGCTTTAGGATGGCGATCGGTCAGCAAAGATAAGCCATTGTACGCCTGCACAGATGCTCAGCGAATCAAAGATTGGACGTCAGCAAGCGGTGCTCAGTTCAGCTGAAAATGCAAAGGATAGGCCCCGTCGCTAAACGGGCCGAACAAATCCGACAGGTCCGGGTGCTCGACGGGCATTCCCGAATAATCTGCAACCAGGTTCTGCTCGGACACATAAGCCACGTAATAGCTTTGGTCATTTTCCGCGAGCAGGTGGTAAAAGGGCTGATCCTTGTCGGGCCGCACATCCTCGGGGATGGCGGCGTACCATTCGTCCGTATTGGAAAAAATCGCATCCACATCGAAGACAACACCGCGAAAGCTGTGCTTTCTGTGGCGCACCACTTGGCCCAGATGATATTTCGCGCGTGTTTTCATCATAACATTGCAACCCCTATCCTTGGTTAGTAGACCCTAAAAACGGCGTCTGTCCACGGGGGACGGCCAAAGAAATGGGAAACAGTCTGTGAACCTCATTTTGACAGTCTTGGAAATCGTCACCCCGGTTTTCCTTTTGGCGTTCATCGGTTTCACCTGGGTCAAGACCGGTCACGAGTACCGTTTGGAGTTCGTCACCAAGCTGACCATGACGCTCTCCGTGCCCGCGCTGATCTTCACGGCCCTGGTCAAAGCCGACATCGACCCTGCCGCCCTGACCGCCCTGTCGATGGCGTCCGTCGCGGCCTACGGCGGCGTCACCATCGCGGCGTGGCTTGCTGTCAAAGTCTTGAAACTCGACACCCGCACTTATCTGGCCCCGCTGATTTTCGGCAACACCGGCAACCTCGGCCTGCCGCTTGCGCTTTTCGCCTTCGGCGAAGCGGGCTTGAGCTATGCGGTCGTCGTATTTGCCGCCATGGCGCTTTGGTCCTTCACCTTCGGCATCTATGTCACGGCAGGGCGTGGTTCGCTTGGCAAAGCCTTCAAAGAACCGCTTGTCTGGGCCACGGCTCTCGGCGCCCTGTTCCTGTGGCAAGGCTGGACCCTGCCGCGCGTGGCGATGAACACGCTTGAAATGCTGGGCCAGATCGCCATCCCGCTCATGCTCATCACCTTGGGCGTCGCGGTGGCGCGTCTGCACCCCAGAGGCGTTGGGCGAGCCACGCTCATTTCGCTGGGAAAAGTCGTGCTCTGCGCGGCCATCGCCGCCTTGGCCGGGATGTATTTCGACCTCGCCCCCGTGCCCTTCGCCGTGCTTGTGGTGCAAATCGCCACCCCTGTGGCCGTCACCTCCTACATGCTCGCAGAAAAATACGGTGCGGATTCCGACTCCGTCGCCGCCCTCGTCGTGTCCTCGACGCTTTTGTCCGTGCTGTATCTGCCGTTGCTCTTGGCCTTGGTGATCTGAGCCCCAAGTCGTTCACAGGAATGCCATTTCACAGCCCGGTGAAATTCGCTATGATCTCGCAAAAGTAAAGAGCGAGAGGCAGGTATGAGCAGAGGTCTTCGCGCATTGGGGTTTTGTCTTTTGGTCGCGGCTTGTGGCGGAAATTATTCCGCGCCGCGCGACCTCGACAATGCATGCGCAATCGTATCCGAACGCCCGAGATATCATCGGGCCATGAAACGCACCGAACGCAAATGGGGCGTTCCGGTCTATGTTCAGATGGCGACATTCTATCAGGAAAGCAAATTCATCGGTGACGCGCGCACGCCTTACCGCTTTGTTTTGGATGTGATCCCGATGGGCCGCCAAAGCTCGGCTTACGGCTACGCCCAGGCGCTCGATGCCACCTGGGACGAATACCGCGATGAGGAAGGCGGGCGTGGCGCGAAACGCGACCGGATCGAAGACGCCACCGATTTCATGGGCTGGTATATGGACAAATCCTATGAGGCCCTCGGCATTTCCAAAGCCGATGCCCGCGCGCAATACCTCGCCTACCACGAGGGCCGCACGGGCTATGCGCGCGGCTCCTATAATGCCAAACCGTGGCTGTTGCGCGTCTCCTCTCAGGTTGCCGCACGCTCTGACACCTATCGGAGCCAACTCCTGGCCTGCGGCAAACTCTGAGAAACACTTTAGTCGAGCGGCGTCCCGCGCCGGTCGGCTTCGCTACGGATGTTGAATTCCCGATCCGACACCGAGCCCCCCAGCGACATCTTGGTCAGTTGAACCGTGGTCGAGCCACCGCCCTCATCGTGAATGACCCAGGCCTTGAGCACAGGCGTGGCGCTAAAAATCAAGTCGATATAGCCGTATTCGGGATTGTCGGGATCCTGCGCCCGCACAATCGTGTCGCCATTTTCTTCGCGATGCGACACGACCATCTTGGCGGCATTCAAATCCACATTGCGCTTGAGAATCACCGACAGCGGGGTTTGCGACAGCGGGAACCGCTGCGGCGGCTCATTCGAACCCGGATCGAACACCCCGACCTGGCCACCAGACACCAGCACAAGCGCATCATTGCCGGAGCCGTAATCAAGACGCATCCGGCCGGGACGTTTGATCGTCACCTGACCATTGGAACGTGATCCATCGTCATTGGTCTGGACAAAATCCGCCTGAACCGTGCCGAGGCTGTTCAGATAATTGGAGAGTGTGGAGAGGGACAGCTTTTCAGCCGCCGCAGGAGCGACGGTCGACAAAGCAATCAGGGCGGCGGGCGCGAGCGCGGTCAGAAATCGTTTCATGGCGTAGATATACGTCAGATTTTCAATCCTGCCACATCTCTCTTTTTCACAAGACAGCGACAGGCGCGTGAACGCCTATCGCACGTGCCGAACTTACTGTTCCGGCACCAAAATTTCGCGTTTGCCAACGTGGTTCGCGGCCGAAACGACACCCTCGTCCTCCATCTGCTCCACCAGACGCGCGGCCTTGTTGTAGCCGATCGCCAGTTTGCGCTGGATGTAGGAGGTCGAACATTTGCGATCCTTGATCACGATGGCCACCGCCTGATCGTAGAGCGCATCTTCGCCATTGGTGTTGCCACCGGTCGAGAGCCCCAGAACCGCGTCGATATCCGCTTCCTTGTCGGACTCCGGCCCCTCGACCACGCCGCCGACATAATCGGGCGGACCGTAGGCCTTGAGGTAAGACACGATTTTCTCGACCTCTTCATCGGACACGAAGGGCGCGTGGCAGCGTTGGATTTTCCCACCGCCCGCCATGTAGAGCATGTCACCCATGCCCAGGAGCTGTTCGGCGCCTTGTTCACCCAAAATGGTGCGGCTGTCGATTTTCGAGGTCACTTGGAAGGAAATCCGGGTCGGGAAGTTGGCCTTGATCGTGCCGGTGATGACGTCCACGGAGGGGCGCTGCGTCGCCATGATCAAGTGAATCCCCGAAGCCCGCGCCATCTGTGCCAGACGCTGAATGCAGGCCTCGATCTCCTTGCCCGCGACCATCATCAGGTCGGCCATCTCGTCGACGATCACCACGATGAAGGGCAGTTTTTCCGGCTGGAATTCCTCGGTCTCGAAAATCGGATCGCCGGTCTCGTCGTCAAACCCGGTCTGCACGGTGCGGGAGAACATCTCGCCCTTGTCGAGCGCTTCCTTCACCCGACCGTTGTAACCGTCGATGTTCCGCACGCCCATTTTAGACATTTTGCGGTAGCGATCTTCCATCTCGGCGACGACCCATTTCAGCGCCACAACGGCCTTTTTCGGGTCGGTCACAACCGGGCTCAACAGGTGCGGGATGCCGTCATAGACTGACAGTTCCAGCATCTTCGGGTCGATCATGATCAGGCGGCAATCTTCCGGAGTCAGACGGTACAAGAGCGACAGGATCATCGTGTTGATCGCCACGGATTTCCCGGAACCGGTGGTCCCGGCAATCAAAAGGTGCGGCATCTTCGCAAGGTTGGTCACGACCGGATCGCCACCGATGTCCTTGCCCAGCGCCAGAGGCAGCGACAGCTTGCCGTCACCATAATCACGGGTCGAAAGGATCTCGCGGAAGGACACCATTTCGCGGTGGTCATTCGGCAATTCGATCCCGATCACGGAGCGTCCCGGCACGGTCGAGACACGCGCGGACAGAGCCGACATCGACCGCGCGATGTCATCGGCCAGACCGATCACCCGCGAGGCCTTGAGACCCGGCGCAGGTTCCAACTCGTACATGGTCACGACAGGACCCGGACGCACAGAGACGATCTCGCCCTTGACGCCATAATCATCCAGCACGCTTTCCAGCATCCGCGCGTTTTCTTCCAAGGCCTCATCGGACAGCGTGTGACGCACGATGTTGGTCGGGTTTTCCAAAAGAGACAGCGGCGGCGTCTCGTATTCGGCCTCTCTGGGGTCGAATTTCAACGAGGGTTGCGCCTCTGCCTGCGCCTGTTTCGAGGGCGCGACCGGTTTGCGCACCGGGTGCTGCACCACGCGTTTTTGCTCCGGCACAGCAGGGGCGGCAGGTTCATAACGCGCGGGCTGCGGATCGACATACTCCGGCGTTTCCAAGGCATCCTCGACGAAACCCTCGTCCTCATAGGATGCAGCATAGTCCGCGTCGGCATACTCCGCGTCAGCAAAACCTGCGTCATATTCGGCGTGATAGGCAACCTCAGGCACCTCTTCATAGCCATGGGACTCGGCATAGGTCTCAGCATAGGACTCCTGCGCTGCGGGCGCGGCAACCGGGGTCGCCACGGCGTGCTGATCAAAGATGATCGGCGCCGGACCTTTGCGATATTTCTGCGCTGCCTTCTGCACCGCGGTCAAAGGCGGCTCCACACGGCTGTTGCCCGTCATCGCCCCACGCGGCACGGAACGGGCACGGGCACTGATGGCCGAAGAAATTTTCGAGCGGATGCGATCATCCTGCCCCGGCCCCATATCCACATCGGGCGCCAGATCGGGTTCGATCAACTCCGGCTCCAGATCTTCGGGCGCAGTACGTTTCAAAAGGCCCGGCATCTTGGACAGAAGCGACGGTTTTTGGTCGACCTCCATCGGCGGGGTCTCGATCACCGGCTGTTCCGCACGGATCACACGACCCGCGACACGCGGCTCGGCCTGTGCCATCTGCGCTTCGAACGCGGCCTGTTGTTCGGCCAGCATCTGACGTTCGGCACGGCGTTCTTCGCGACGGGTCGCAGCCGTGCGGGCCATCTGCTGCCCCATGACAACGGAACTGCGCGCGCCACGACCCAAAAGATGCAGCACCAGCGCATAAAGCGACACCAGACCGACCAACAGAAAACGCCACGCCAGTTTCAGCTCAGCCACGGTCACACCAAGCGCGAAGAGACCCAAGGCCAGCGCACCGAAGAAGGACAGAAGTGCCAGAACTTTGAGGCTGAAGGCGGCGCCAAAGGGCAAAATCTGGATCAAGGCGGCCAGCACAGTGTCGCCGAACAGACCGCCAAAGCTTTGCGGTGCGGTGGAGGCGTGCGTCGAGGCATAGATCGCGGCCACGGCAATGGCGATCGGCACGAAAACGGCGCGCGACAGGGCGCGCTCGGCCCCGCGATGCAGCACGAAACGCAGGCCCCAAGCCGCAAACCCCAGAACAAATCCCCAGGACGCCACCCCCACGATGATCATCAAAGGCGAAGCCACGGAGGCGCCGAGACGGCCCAGGATGTTATGCACAGGCGCTTCGGTGGCGGACAGCCAGCTCGGATCCTCAGGCACATAAGAGCCCAACATCAGCGCGATCAGGAACCCAACGGCCAAAAGCCCGAGACCGATGAGTTCTCGCCCGCGACGCTCCAAAAGCGCCTGGGTGTTTCTGTCGAAAAGCGGGTCGCGACCGCGCGCCTGATAGGATGCCATGCCTGCCTCTTACCTTAACCGTACAAACAGTCGCGAAGCCGGATGAGCCCGCGCTGTGTCTCTTCTTTTGGGGCCACGAGTGCGACCCGGATGTAATTCTTGCCGGGGTTGTCCCCGTTCACGTCCCGCGACAGATAGGTGCCGGGCAAGACCCGCACGCCGGTTTCCGTCCAAAGTTTCATCGCGGCCTCTTCGCCATCATTGACCGGCAGCCAGAGGAAAAAACCGGCTTCGGGGGCCTCAGCGCCTTGGATGCCGGAAAACACCTCATCGGCGATCTCGAATTTCTCGACATAGAGTTTGCGCGAGGCAATGACGTGGTCCTCGTCGGCCCAGACCCGCGCCGACACCGCTTGGATCGGATTGGGCAGCGGCGCGCCACCATAGGCACGCAGCTGACGAATATAGCCCATGCTTTTAGGCCCGGAGGCCACAAAGCCGGAGCGCAACCCCGGAAGGTTCGAGCGTTTCGACAGCGAATGGAAAATCACCACACGCTCCGGGTTTGCCCCCATCTCTTGCGCCACTTGAAGCGCGCTGACCGGCGGCTCACCACGGTAAATCTCGGAATAGCATTCGTCAGAGAACACTTTGAAATCGTATTTTTCCGCCAAGGCAATCAAGTCGCGCAAATAGGCGCGCGGCGCGATCGCGCCCTGCGGATTGGAGGGCGAACAGACATAGGCGATGGCCGTGCGTTCGAGAATTTCGGGCGACAGGCTGCTATAATCCGGCAAAAACCCGTTGTCGCGCGTGGCTGGCACAAACACCGGCTCGGCACCGATGGTGACGGCGGAGACTGCATAGACCTGATAGAATGGGTTGGGCGTCAAAACGACCGGCTGTTTGCCGCGCTTTGTCTCGGGACAGAGCGCAAGACAGGCGTTCATCAACCCCTCGCGCGTGCCGTTCAGCGCCATGATGTCGGTGGCGGGGTCGACCGTGGCACCGAAGCGACGTTTGAGCCAGCCGGCAATGGCCCCCAACAACTCATCCGTGCCGTTGTTGTTCGGATATTTCGCAAATCCCGCAA containing:
- a CDS encoding AEC family transporter, which produces MNLILTVLEIVTPVFLLAFIGFTWVKTGHEYRLEFVTKLTMTLSVPALIFTALVKADIDPAALTALSMASVAAYGGVTIAAWLAVKVLKLDTRTYLAPLIFGNTGNLGLPLALFAFGEAGLSYAVVVFAAMALWSFTFGIYVTAGRGSLGKAFKEPLVWATALGALFLWQGWTLPRVAMNTLEMLGQIAIPLMLITLGVAVARLHPRGVGRATLISLGKVVLCAAIAALAGMYFDLAPVPFAVLVVQIATPVAVTSYMLAEKYGADSDSVAALVVSSTLLSVLYLPLLLALVI
- a CDS encoding ATP-binding protein, which translates into the protein MRLILPATDAAVRRGLQTIKHGLEPNDLAPDEVASLEIVLAEILNNIVEHAYADNPDGLIEIRLSQANDGLHCLISDRGNMMPGGEPPLGLQANLNCDIADLPEGGFGWFLIRELAHELQYAHIDGENKLSFRMAIGQQR
- a CDS encoding DNA translocase FtsK 4TM domain-containing protein yields the protein MASYQARGRDPLFDRNTQALLERRGRELIGLGLLAVGFLIALMLGSYVPEDPSWLSATEAPVHNILGRLGASVASPLMIIVGVASWGFVLGFAAWGLRFVLHRGAERALSRAVFVPIAIAVAAIYASTHASTAPQSFGGLFGDTVLAALIQILPFGAAFSLKVLALLSFFGALALGLFALGVTVAELKLAWRFLLVGLVSLYALVLHLLGRGARSSVVMGQQMARTAATRREERRAERQMLAEQQAAFEAQMAQAEPRVAGRVIRAEQPVIETPPMEVDQKPSLLSKMPGLLKRTAPEDLEPELIEPDLAPDVDMGPGQDDRIRSKISSAISARARSVPRGAMTGNSRVEPPLTAVQKAAQKYRKGPAPIIFDQHAVATPVAAPAAQESYAETYAESHGYEEVPEVAYHAEYDAGFADAEYADADYAASYEDEGFVEDALETPEYVDPQPARYEPAAPAVPEQKRVVQHPVRKPVAPSKQAQAEAQPSLKFDPREAEYETPPLSLLENPTNIVRHTLSDEALEENARMLESVLDDYGVKGEIVSVRPGPVVTMYELEPAPGLKASRVIGLADDIARSMSALSARVSTVPGRSVIGIELPNDHREMVSFREILSTRDYGDGKLSLPLALGKDIGGDPVVTNLAKMPHLLIAGTTGSGKSVAINTMILSLLYRLTPEDCRLIMIDPKMLELSVYDGIPHLLSPVVTDPKKAVVALKWVVAEMEDRYRKMSKMGVRNIDGYNGRVKEALDKGEMFSRTVQTGFDDETGDPIFETEEFQPEKLPFIVVIVDEMADLMMVAGKEIEACIQRLAQMARASGIHLIMATQRPSVDVITGTIKANFPTRISFQVTSKIDSRTILGEQGAEQLLGMGDMLYMAGGGKIQRCHAPFVSDEEVEKIVSYLKAYGPPDYVGGVVEGPESDKEADIDAVLGLSTGGNTNGEDALYDQAVAIVIKDRKCSTSYIQRKLAIGYNKAARLVEQMEDEGVVSAANHVGKREILVPEQ
- a CDS encoding lytic transglycosylase; its protein translation is MSRGLRALGFCLLVAACGGNYSAPRDLDNACAIVSERPRYHRAMKRTERKWGVPVYVQMATFYQESKFIGDARTPYRFVLDVIPMGRQSSAYGYAQALDATWDEYRDEEGGRGAKRDRIEDATDFMGWYMDKSYEALGISKADARAQYLAYHEGRTGYARGSYNAKPWLLRVSSQVAARSDTYRSQLLACGKL
- the hspQ gene encoding heat shock protein HspQ, whose product is MMKTRAKYHLGQVVRHRKHSFRGVVFDVDAIFSNTDEWYAAIPEDVRPDKDQPFYHLLAENDQSYYVAYVSEQNLVADYSGMPVEHPDLSDLFGPFSDGAYPLHFQLN
- a CDS encoding aminotransferase class I/II-fold pyridoxal phosphate-dependent enzyme, which translates into the protein MTFPERFSNLPEYAFPRLRTLLDAHAPGGEVMHMTIGEPRHAMPPFVGEVLAENLAGFAKYPNNNGTDELLGAIAGWLKRRFGATVDPATDIMALNGTREGLMNACLALCPETKRGKQPVVLTPNPFYQVYAVSAVTIGAEPVFVPATRDNGFLPDYSSLSPEILERTAIAYVCSPSNPQGAIAPRAYLRDLIALAEKYDFKVFSDECYSEIYRGEPPVSALQVAQEMGANPERVVIFHSLSKRSNLPGLRSGFVASGPKSMGYIRQLRAYGGAPLPNPIQAVSARVWADEDHVIASRKLYVEKFEIADEVFSGIQGAEAPEAGFFLWLPVNDGEEAAMKLWTETGVRVLPGTYLSRDVNGDNPGKNYIRVALVAPKEETQRGLIRLRDCLYG
- a CDS encoding outer membrane lipoprotein carrier protein LolA encodes the protein MKRFLTALAPAALIALSTVAPAAAEKLSLSTLSNYLNSLGTVQADFVQTNDDGSRSNGQVTIKRPGRMRLDYGSGNDALVLVSGGQVGVFDPGSNEPPQRFPLSQTPLSVILKRNVDLNAAKMVVSHREENGDTIVRAQDPDNPEYGYIDLIFSATPVLKAWVIHDEGGGSTTVQLTKMSLGGSVSDREFNIRSEADRRGTPLD